One Streptomyces sp. CNQ-509 DNA window includes the following coding sequences:
- a CDS encoding class I SAM-dependent methyltransferase: MAVYDTLGTTYATTRQPDPRIAARIHAALGEAMDVVNVGAGTGSYEPPHTVLAVEPSPVMLAQRPPGSALAVRAVAERLPLRDDAADAVLAVLTVHHWTDLAAGIAELCRVARRRVVILTWDQQVFRDQFWLVREYLPEAAALDDTRATPIDHLATLLGGARQETVAVPHDCTDGFAAAYWRRPHAYLDPRVRAGISLLAQSGEATLAPGLAALAADLTTGRWQRRHADLLTRDTIDVGYRLLVADA; encoded by the coding sequence ATGGCCGTCTACGACACGCTCGGTACGACTTACGCCACGACCCGGCAGCCCGACCCGCGGATCGCCGCGCGCATCCACGCCGCGCTCGGGGAGGCCATGGACGTGGTCAACGTCGGCGCGGGGACCGGCTCGTACGAACCACCCCACACGGTGCTCGCCGTCGAACCCAGCCCGGTCATGCTCGCCCAGCGCCCACCCGGCTCCGCCCTCGCGGTGCGCGCGGTCGCCGAACGCCTGCCGCTGCGCGACGACGCCGCGGACGCCGTACTGGCGGTGCTGACCGTCCACCACTGGACCGACCTGGCGGCCGGCATCGCCGAACTCTGCCGGGTCGCCCGGCGCCGCGTCGTCATCCTCACCTGGGACCAGCAGGTCTTCCGCGACCAGTTCTGGCTGGTACGGGAGTATCTGCCCGAGGCCGCCGCCCTCGACGACACCCGCGCCACCCCGATCGACCACCTGGCCACCCTCCTCGGCGGCGCCCGCCAGGAGACCGTCGCCGTCCCGCACGACTGCACGGACGGCTTCGCCGCCGCGTACTGGCGCCGCCCGCACGCGTACCTCGACCCCCGCGTGCGCGCCGGCATCTCCCTGCTCGCCCAGAGCGGCGAAGCCACCCTCGCCCCCGGCCTGGCCGCCCTAGCCGCCGACCTGACAACCGGCCGCTGGCAGCGCCGTCACGCCGACCTGCTCACCCGCGACACCATCGACGTCGGCTACCGCCTCCTGGTGGCCGACGCCTGA
- a CDS encoding amidohydrolase family protein — translation MTSAGNAERDRVAEFRRALGLEHLIDVHTHFMPQRVLAKVWAYFDAAGPLVGRPWPIMYRQEEAERVALLRGFGVRAFTSMLYPHKPGMARWLNDWSADFAARTPDCLHTATFFAEPGAADDVRRAVGQGARVFKCHLQVGAYDPNDPVLDEVWSLLADAALPVVTHCGSGPVPGPYTGPAPIAALLKRHPRLRLIVAHLGMPEYEDFLTLAERHEDVMLDTTMAFTAFSESAAPFPPHARPRLAALRDRILLGTDFPNTPYPYAAALDALTTQDQDDDWLRAVCHDNAARLFGLEATRGFV, via the coding sequence GTGACCAGCGCCGGCAATGCCGAACGCGACCGGGTGGCGGAGTTCCGCCGCGCGCTCGGCCTGGAGCATCTGATCGACGTGCACACCCACTTCATGCCGCAGCGGGTGCTGGCGAAGGTGTGGGCGTACTTCGATGCCGCCGGCCCGCTGGTCGGACGGCCCTGGCCGATCATGTACCGGCAGGAAGAGGCCGAGCGGGTGGCGCTGCTGCGCGGCTTCGGGGTACGCGCGTTCACGTCGATGCTGTACCCGCACAAGCCGGGGATGGCGCGGTGGCTCAACGACTGGTCCGCCGACTTCGCCGCCCGCACCCCGGACTGCCTGCACACGGCGACGTTCTTCGCGGAGCCGGGCGCGGCGGACGACGTACGGCGGGCGGTGGGGCAGGGGGCGCGGGTGTTCAAGTGCCACCTCCAGGTCGGCGCGTACGACCCGAACGACCCCGTGCTCGACGAGGTCTGGTCCCTCCTCGCCGACGCCGCCCTCCCGGTCGTCACCCACTGCGGCTCCGGCCCGGTCCCGGGCCCGTACACCGGCCCGGCGCCGATCGCGGCGCTGCTGAAGCGGCACCCGCGGCTGCGGCTCATCGTGGCGCACCTGGGGATGCCGGAGTACGAGGACTTCCTGACGCTGGCGGAGCGCCACGAGGACGTCATGCTCGACACGACGATGGCGTTCACCGCCTTCTCCGAGTCCGCCGCCCCCTTCCCACCCCACGCCCGCCCCCGCCTGGCCGCCCTGCGGGACCGCATCCTGCTGGGCACGGACTTCCCGAACACCCCGTACCCGTACGCGGCGGCCCTGGACGCGCTGACCACCCAGGACCAGGACGACGACTGGCTCCGCGCCGTCTGCCACGACAACGCGGCCCGCCTCTTCGGGCTGGAGGCGACCCGCGGCTTCGTTTAG
- a CDS encoding SpoIIE family protein phosphatase, protein MRTEEVLSGLGTGVWRWAAHTDRVVLDPQAARLLGLPPACVTVHASAVRGRLHGVDFIELNGILDLALAEGTLAEGRLRVVDTEGDVVRVVRCRMRALESAPGEQTDIVGTIQEVIDAPAGPAAGPPGTSDWRLSREAFLLSAGRALAEARSTDQVLRVAASLSMPGFSPDGMGVFAVEGDDLVLIGQHGYRPEETGPFRTIPMDSSFPSAEAARTSRAVYIAGREEYERRFPEAWRYVQAVPRGSWAFLPLIAEGRTVGAWMAAFEDVVPFTPDERSVLTTVARMLAQALSDAHVHESERELADGLQRSMMPAVARIPGFDVAARYVPSGGGLQIGGDWYDVFGLPSGQTALVIGDVQGHDVRAAGLMSQLRIAIRAYASEGHRPDAVLARASAFLTRLNERRAGDPADARFATCLYLQADPVTGTLTVARAGHLDPAVALPDGTLIIHPSDGGLPLGVEDDPVYPLSEHKIDPDETMLLCTDGLVETGGHDLYSGQARLGAAFGATLGADLETVAEAIVDTVTGPGSYATRGPHSGRSQDDIAFVLLRTAGATRLAHPESERHMYLAVPQSEQQRISDARHQLRGLLYDWATADQIDAAELALSEMIANVMVHTDSTANVLADLTGPPGRRVLRMTIADADGNLPHRRHPGEMGSSGRGVLLLQALCDNWGVEPRGDGKAIWAEFREEDQE, encoded by the coding sequence ATGCGCACCGAAGAGGTCCTATCCGGTCTGGGTACGGGCGTCTGGCGCTGGGCGGCGCACACCGACCGGGTCGTGCTGGATCCGCAGGCCGCCCGGCTGCTCGGGCTGCCGCCCGCGTGCGTCACCGTGCATGCCTCCGCGGTACGCGGCCGGCTGCACGGCGTCGACTTCATCGAGCTCAACGGCATCCTCGACCTCGCCCTCGCCGAGGGCACCCTCGCCGAGGGCCGGCTGCGGGTCGTCGACACCGAGGGCGACGTCGTACGGGTGGTGCGCTGCCGGATGCGGGCGCTGGAGTCGGCGCCGGGGGAGCAGACGGACATCGTCGGCACCATCCAGGAGGTCATCGACGCACCCGCCGGGCCCGCCGCCGGGCCGCCGGGGACCAGCGACTGGCGGCTGTCGCGCGAGGCGTTCCTGCTCTCCGCCGGCCGCGCGCTCGCGGAGGCGCGCTCCACCGACCAGGTGCTGCGGGTGGCGGCGTCGCTGTCGATGCCGGGGTTCTCACCGGACGGCATGGGGGTCTTCGCGGTGGAGGGCGACGACCTGGTCCTCATCGGTCAGCACGGCTACCGCCCCGAGGAGACCGGGCCCTTCCGCACCATCCCCATGGACTCCTCCTTCCCTTCCGCGGAGGCGGCCCGCACCTCCCGCGCGGTGTACATCGCGGGACGCGAGGAGTACGAGCGCCGCTTCCCCGAGGCGTGGCGGTACGTGCAGGCCGTGCCGCGCGGGTCGTGGGCGTTCCTGCCGCTGATCGCCGAGGGGCGGACGGTCGGGGCGTGGATGGCGGCGTTCGAGGACGTGGTGCCGTTCACGCCGGACGAGCGGTCGGTGCTGACGACGGTGGCGCGGATGCTGGCGCAGGCGCTGTCCGACGCACACGTACACGAGTCCGAGCGGGAGCTGGCGGACGGGCTGCAGCGCAGCATGATGCCGGCGGTCGCGCGCATCCCCGGCTTCGACGTGGCGGCGCGGTACGTCCCCTCCGGCGGCGGGCTGCAGATCGGCGGCGACTGGTACGACGTCTTCGGCCTGCCCTCCGGGCAGACGGCCCTGGTCATCGGGGACGTCCAGGGGCACGACGTACGGGCCGCGGGGCTGATGAGCCAGCTCCGTATCGCCATCCGCGCGTACGCCTCCGAGGGCCACCGCCCGGACGCGGTGCTGGCCCGGGCCTCCGCCTTCCTCACCCGGCTCAACGAGCGGCGGGCCGGCGACCCCGCCGACGCCCGCTTCGCCACCTGCCTGTACCTCCAGGCCGACCCGGTGACCGGCACGCTGACGGTGGCCCGCGCCGGCCACCTCGACCCGGCGGTGGCGCTGCCCGACGGCACGCTGATCATCCACCCCAGCGACGGCGGCCTGCCGCTCGGCGTCGAGGACGACCCCGTGTACCCGCTCTCCGAGCACAAGATCGACCCGGACGAGACGATGCTCCTGTGCACCGACGGCCTGGTGGAGACCGGTGGCCACGACCTGTACAGCGGGCAGGCCCGGCTCGGCGCCGCGTTCGGGGCGACGCTCGGCGCGGATCTGGAGACGGTGGCGGAGGCGATCGTGGACACGGTCACGGGGCCCGGTTCGTACGCCACCCGCGGGCCGCACTCCGGGCGCAGCCAGGACGACATCGCGTTCGTCCTGCTCCGCACCGCGGGCGCGACCCGGCTGGCGCACCCGGAGTCGGAGCGGCACATGTACCTGGCGGTGCCGCAGTCCGAGCAGCAGCGCATCTCCGATGCCCGGCACCAACTGCGCGGCCTGCTCTACGACTGGGCGACGGCGGACCAGATCGACGCGGCGGAGCTGGCGCTCTCCGAGATGATCGCGAACGTCATGGTGCACACCGACAGCACCGCCAACGTCCTCGCGGACCTCACGGGACCGCCGGGACGGCGCGTACTGCGGATGACGATCGCCGACGCGGACGGCAACCTTCCGCACCGCAGGCACCCGGGGGAGATGGGGTCGTCGGGCCGCGGGGTGCTGCTGTTGCAGGCGCTGTGCGACAACTGGGGCGTGGAGCCGCGGGGGGACGGCAAGGCGATCTGGGCGGAGTTCCGCGAGGAGGACCAGGAGTGA
- a CDS encoding S8 family serine peptidase has protein sequence MRRHIKRARAAALAAAAATALTAGLTAAPAASASPAAGSAGAAGSSGGNGQAQYAKQGGTWVTLITGDRVRVDADGKAVVIDRGPGRAGIPVRTFERDGHTYVVPRDATALVADGTLDRRLFDVTLQARPEYVRQQRAGLKLIVDYRGESPAAQNRLHAADGTDVEHRFPRLNAEAVTTAKGEAAGAWKALTRAQRGGSAAEPLAAESGVKRVWLDGVRRASLDVSVPQIGAPAAWEAGYKGDGVKIAVLDTGVDETHPDLAGQVVASENFTPAADAEDRYGHGTHVASIAAGTGAKSGGKFTGVAPEAKLLAGKVLDDDGYGDDSGILAGFEWAVAQDADIVNLSLGGGDTPEVDPLEEAVNRISADEGVLFAVAAGNEGSGSHTISSPGSADAALTVGAVGANGGLAGFSSRGPRIGDSAVKPDVTAPGVAITAAAAPGSVIDQEVGQNPEGYLTIDGTSMATPHVAGAAALLAEQHPDWTGQQLKAALSASAKPAAKRGAFGQGAGLIAADQAVGQSVVSEPTSLSFGRQEWPHQDDQPVTKTITYRNLGTEDVTLSLTASTVQPGGAAAPSGMFSMGTDVITVPAGGTAELPVTVDTRRGGDVDGAYSVYVTATGDGQRVVTPGGVEREGEAYDVTLKFLGRDGQPTTDGTALLTGMEESNWEIWEERAGQSTATVRVPKGRYLLNGDVAKFDGDTLTEYDWINQPRLDVTGDTTVTLDARTAKPVDLTVPDGAAVRTNLDVTVDVSADAGGMGLGTSVEGDVDARTAHLGPALAAGELYQQVQANFASGARTEYQTVYSDANRTTAWTGITRATPQSELAKLDLTLGSSAEGRQGLVWAVPYIGGSTGATATARELPYKGTLYVRGGDRINWQLEYWQLGEEWEDIAYSTEARTYAGGSTYKESFNAAVVGPILTKDTGVYRDGNTIDALLPVYLDNPAHYGYSQYENADTTLYRNGTKLGSVADIPIGVGFTVPAGSADYKLTTSSTRPATVARTSTKVTATWTFSSASTDSPKKLPFSVVRYSPTLSAASSSNAGATKSVPVKVLGSAAGSNLKSLTVWASTDGGATWKELPVRDGKVSVVNPAAGKSVSFKAKAVDKQGNSVQQRIFDAYRAR, from the coding sequence GTGCGCAGACACATCAAGAGGGCGAGGGCCGCAGCCTTAGCGGCTGCCGCGGCGACGGCGCTCACGGCGGGCCTCACGGCCGCGCCCGCGGCGTCCGCCTCGCCGGCAGCCGGCTCGGCCGGCGCTGCCGGGTCGTCCGGGGGGAACGGCCAGGCGCAGTACGCGAAGCAGGGCGGCACCTGGGTGACGCTGATCACCGGTGACCGGGTACGGGTCGACGCCGACGGCAAGGCCGTGGTGATCGACCGGGGGCCGGGCCGCGCGGGGATACCCGTACGCACCTTCGAGCGGGACGGCCACACCTACGTCGTCCCGCGGGACGCCACCGCGCTCGTCGCGGACGGCACGCTGGATCGCCGGCTGTTCGACGTCACGTTGCAGGCGCGCCCCGAGTACGTACGCCAGCAGCGCGCCGGCCTGAAGCTCATCGTCGACTACCGCGGCGAGAGCCCCGCGGCGCAGAACCGGCTGCACGCCGCCGACGGCACCGACGTCGAGCACCGCTTCCCGCGGCTCAACGCCGAGGCCGTCACCACCGCCAAGGGCGAGGCGGCCGGGGCCTGGAAGGCGCTGACGCGTGCCCAGCGCGGCGGCAGCGCCGCCGAGCCGCTGGCCGCCGAGTCCGGGGTCAAGCGCGTCTGGCTGGACGGGGTGCGCCGCGCGAGCCTGGACGTCAGCGTGCCGCAGATCGGCGCCCCCGCCGCCTGGGAGGCCGGCTACAAGGGCGACGGCGTGAAGATCGCCGTGCTCGACACCGGCGTCGACGAGACCCACCCGGACCTCGCGGGGCAGGTCGTCGCCAGCGAGAACTTCACCCCGGCCGCCGACGCCGAGGACCGCTACGGCCACGGCACCCACGTCGCCTCCATCGCGGCCGGTACGGGCGCGAAGTCGGGCGGCAAGTTCACCGGCGTCGCGCCGGAGGCGAAGCTGCTCGCGGGCAAGGTGCTCGACGACGACGGCTACGGCGACGACTCCGGCATCCTCGCCGGCTTCGAGTGGGCCGTCGCCCAGGACGCCGACATCGTCAACCTCAGCCTCGGCGGCGGCGACACCCCCGAGGTCGACCCGCTGGAGGAGGCCGTCAACCGGATCTCCGCCGACGAGGGCGTGCTCTTCGCGGTGGCCGCCGGCAACGAGGGCTCCGGCAGCCACACCATCTCCTCGCCCGGATCCGCCGACGCCGCGCTCACCGTGGGCGCGGTCGGTGCGAACGGCGGCCTGGCGGGCTTCTCGTCCCGCGGCCCGCGGATCGGCGACAGCGCGGTCAAGCCCGACGTCACCGCCCCCGGCGTGGCGATCACGGCGGCCGCCGCGCCCGGCAGCGTCATCGACCAGGAGGTCGGGCAGAACCCCGAGGGGTATCTGACGATCGACGGTACGTCCATGGCGACCCCGCACGTCGCGGGCGCCGCCGCGCTGCTGGCCGAGCAGCACCCGGACTGGACGGGCCAGCAGCTCAAGGCCGCGCTCTCCGCGTCCGCCAAGCCCGCCGCCAAGCGCGGCGCGTTCGGCCAGGGCGCCGGGCTCATCGCCGCGGACCAGGCGGTGGGGCAGTCGGTGGTGAGCGAGCCGACGTCGCTGAGCTTCGGCCGGCAGGAGTGGCCGCACCAGGACGACCAGCCGGTGACGAAGACCATCACCTACCGGAACCTGGGCACCGAGGACGTCACGCTGTCGCTGACCGCGTCCACCGTGCAGCCCGGCGGCGCCGCCGCGCCCTCGGGGATGTTCAGCATGGGCACCGACGTGATCACCGTCCCGGCCGGCGGCACCGCCGAGCTGCCGGTGACCGTCGACACCCGCCGCGGCGGGGACGTCGACGGCGCCTACTCGGTGTACGTCACCGCGACCGGCGACGGCCAGCGCGTCGTCACCCCGGGCGGCGTGGAGCGCGAGGGCGAGGCGTACGACGTCACCCTGAAGTTCCTCGGCCGCGACGGGCAGCCGACCACGGACGGCACCGCGCTGCTGACCGGCATGGAGGAGAGCAACTGGGAGATCTGGGAGGAGCGCGCGGGCCAGAGCACCGCCACCGTGCGCGTGCCCAAGGGCCGTTACCTGCTCAACGGTGACGTCGCGAAGTTCGACGGCGACACGCTCACCGAGTACGACTGGATCAACCAGCCGCGCCTGGACGTCACCGGGGACACGACCGTCACCCTCGACGCCAGGACCGCGAAGCCGGTCGACCTCACCGTGCCGGACGGCGCTGCCGTGCGGACGAACCTCGACGTCACCGTGGACGTCAGCGCGGATGCCGGGGGCATGGGGCTGGGCACCTCCGTCGAGGGCGACGTCGACGCCCGCACCGCGCACCTCGGCCCGGCGCTCGCCGCCGGCGAGCTGTACCAGCAGGTGCAGGCGAACTTCGCGAGCGGCGCGCGCACCGAGTACCAGACCGTCTACAGCGACGCCAACCGCACCACCGCCTGGACCGGCATCACGCGGGCCACCCCGCAGAGCGAGCTGGCCAAGCTCGACCTCACGCTCGGCTCCTCGGCGGAAGGCCGGCAGGGCCTGGTCTGGGCGGTGCCGTACATCGGCGGGAGCACCGGCGCCACGGCCACGGCGAGGGAACTGCCGTACAAGGGCACGCTCTACGTGCGCGGCGGCGACCGCATCAACTGGCAGCTGGAGTACTGGCAGCTCGGCGAGGAGTGGGAGGACATCGCCTACAGCACGGAGGCGCGCACCTACGCCGGCGGCAGCACGTACAAGGAGTCCTTCAACGCCGCCGTGGTCGGCCCGATCCTCACCAAGGACACCGGCGTCTACCGCGACGGCAACACGATCGACGCCCTGCTCCCGGTCTACCTCGACAACCCCGCCCACTACGGCTACTCGCAGTACGAGAACGCCGACACCACCCTCTACCGCAACGGCACGAAGCTGGGGTCGGTGGCCGACATCCCGATCGGCGTGGGGTTCACGGTGCCGGCGGGCAGCGCCGACTACAAGCTGACCACCAGCTCCACCCGCCCGGCCACGGTGGCGCGGACGTCCACGAAGGTGACCGCCACCTGGACGTTCTCCTCCGCCAGTACCGACAGCCCGAAGAAGCTGCCGTTCTCCGTGGTGCGCTACTCGCCGACGCTGTCGGCGGCGAGCAGCTCCAACGCGGGCGCGACGAAGTCGGTGCCGGTGAAGGTGCTGGGCTCGGCGGCGGGCAGCAACCTCAAGTCGCTGACCGTGTGGGCCTCCACCGACGGGGGCGCGACCTGGAAGGAGCTGCCCGTGCGGGACGGCAAGGTGTCCGTGGTCAACCCGGCCGCGGGCAAGAGCGTGTCGTTCAAGGCGAAGGCCGTGGACAAGCAGGGAAACAGCGTCCAGCAGCGGATCTTCGACGCCTACCGGGCGCGCTGA
- a CDS encoding glycosyltransferase family 4 protein has translation MKIRYLLLNAYGKGGTIRTVFNQAGSMAAAGHDVEVISVLRRRESPWFPLDRRVRVTAIVDSYGAPAGPEPRVWAARFSNRGRPSRFVPNGEVSREHFTRDVETRVIRWMARLRGGVLVTTRPSLNILAAQHASTDVIRVGQEHMNLATHHPDVRAAITRLYSRFDAVAVLTGRDREEYARLLPGTRVVCIPNAVHTGTKRQSTYANHIAVAAGRLKNQKGFDLLVPAFAQAVATRPDWQLRIFGTGDKEPQLRRLIERHHVYNHVFLMGFTARLDDELAKASTFVLSSRFEGLPMVMIESMTHGLPVVSYDCPTGPADVLTDGREGLLVPPKNVGALAVAMGQMMDDEGMRVDMGMAALAKSRMYAPEAVHPRWEELFASLAAERAAPRRKLVRTAA, from the coding sequence GTGAAGATCCGCTATCTGCTCCTGAACGCGTACGGCAAGGGCGGCACCATCCGCACGGTCTTCAACCAGGCCGGCTCCATGGCCGCCGCGGGCCACGACGTCGAGGTGATCAGCGTCCTGCGCCGCCGCGAGTCGCCGTGGTTCCCGCTGGACCGGCGGGTGCGGGTGACCGCGATCGTCGACTCCTACGGCGCCCCCGCCGGCCCCGAACCGCGGGTGTGGGCCGCCCGGTTCAGCAACCGCGGCCGGCCCTCCCGGTTCGTGCCGAACGGCGAGGTCTCGCGCGAGCACTTCACGCGGGACGTGGAGACCCGGGTGATCCGCTGGATGGCGCGGCTGCGCGGCGGGGTGCTCGTCACCACCCGCCCGTCGCTCAACATCCTCGCCGCGCAGCACGCCAGCACCGACGTGATCCGGGTCGGCCAGGAGCACATGAACCTGGCCACCCACCACCCCGACGTGCGCGCCGCCATCACCCGGCTCTACTCGCGCTTCGACGCGGTCGCCGTGCTCACCGGACGGGACCGCGAGGAGTACGCGCGGCTGCTGCCCGGCACCCGCGTCGTGTGCATCCCCAACGCCGTCCACACGGGCACGAAGCGGCAGTCGACGTACGCGAACCACATCGCGGTCGCGGCGGGCCGGCTGAAGAACCAGAAGGGCTTCGACCTCCTCGTCCCGGCGTTCGCGCAGGCCGTCGCCACCCGCCCGGACTGGCAGTTGCGCATCTTCGGCACCGGCGACAAGGAACCGCAGCTCCGGCGGCTCATCGAGCGGCACCACGTGTACAACCACGTCTTCCTCATGGGCTTCACTGCCCGGCTCGACGACGAACTGGCCAAGGCGTCGACGTTCGTGCTGAGTTCGCGCTTCGAGGGCCTGCCGATGGTGATGATCGAGTCGATGACGCACGGCCTGCCGGTGGTCAGCTACGACTGCCCGACGGGGCCGGCGGACGTCCTCACCGACGGCCGCGAGGGGCTGCTCGTACCGCCGAAGAACGTCGGCGCGCTCGCGGTGGCCATGGGGCAGATGATGGACGACGAGGGCATGCGCGTGGACATGGGCATGGCAGCGCTCGCCAAGTCGCGGATGTACGCGCCGGAGGCGGTGCATCCGCGGTGGGAGGAGCTGTTCGCGTCGCTGGCGGCGGAGCGGGCGGCGCCGCGGCGGAAGCTCGTACGGACGGCGGCCTGA
- a CDS encoding sulfotransferase, with product MLRLLNRALGRLTGLQIRRAPKPHRKKTKAAAPAVRPGRRPDYRPPRNPQVDRLIRQPVFIITPVRSGATLLRMLLGGHSRLHAPHELHVRRLEVTAGTELAVEAMNELDLQRTDLEHLLWDRVLHRELVRSGKDILVEKTPNNAFAYQRIAACWPDARFVFLLRHPASIAQSWYEADPSQRTPEEAALQALHYTRATERARRELPGHLVRYEDLTTDPESVLRSICDFLGIAYEPEMLDYGTREEGELPKGLGDWKEKIRSGRVQQGRALPEPAEVPEPLREISAAWGYLTDPAGAAADAAADGPCAEVTEVWPRDGLIRIVGRLHGVPAAEEPAPRWRLAVTLTGSPERRLDYPATLHGDTFEASVPVVDLAPSGIALPAKWDLHLTTGAGAREVRLRATRILDDIEQKKNIMVFPAQSVSSDADTIQVKPYYTVRDNLSIACQLRDDLSRTLS from the coding sequence ATGCTGCGGCTACTGAACAGAGCACTGGGCCGGTTGACCGGCCTCCAGATCCGGCGCGCGCCCAAGCCGCACCGGAAGAAGACGAAGGCCGCCGCCCCCGCCGTGCGCCCCGGCCGCCGGCCCGACTACCGCCCACCCCGGAACCCGCAGGTCGACCGGCTGATCCGGCAGCCCGTCTTCATCATCACCCCGGTACGTTCCGGCGCCACCCTGCTGCGCATGCTCCTCGGCGGCCACTCCCGGCTGCACGCGCCGCACGAACTGCACGTGCGCCGGCTGGAGGTCACGGCGGGCACCGAGCTGGCCGTCGAGGCGATGAACGAGCTGGACCTCCAGCGCACCGACCTGGAGCACCTGCTCTGGGACCGCGTGCTCCACCGCGAGCTGGTCCGCTCCGGCAAGGACATCCTGGTCGAGAAGACGCCGAACAACGCCTTCGCGTACCAGCGCATCGCCGCCTGCTGGCCCGACGCCCGCTTCGTCTTCCTGCTGCGCCACCCGGCCTCCATCGCCCAGTCCTGGTACGAGGCCGACCCCTCCCAGCGCACCCCCGAAGAGGCCGCGCTCCAGGCGCTGCACTACACCCGCGCCACCGAGCGCGCCCGCCGGGAGCTGCCGGGACACCTCGTGCGCTACGAGGACCTCACCACCGACCCCGAGAGCGTGCTCCGCAGCATCTGCGACTTCCTCGGCATCGCGTACGAGCCGGAGATGCTCGACTACGGCACCCGCGAGGAGGGCGAGCTGCCCAAGGGGCTCGGCGACTGGAAGGAGAAGATCCGCAGCGGCCGCGTCCAGCAGGGCCGCGCGCTGCCCGAGCCCGCCGAGGTGCCCGAGCCGCTGCGGGAGATCAGCGCCGCGTGGGGCTACCTCACGGACCCCGCGGGAGCGGCCGCGGACGCGGCGGCCGACGGCCCCTGCGCCGAGGTCACCGAGGTCTGGCCGCGCGACGGGCTCATCCGCATCGTCGGCCGCCTCCACGGCGTCCCGGCGGCCGAGGAGCCCGCGCCCCGCTGGCGGCTGGCGGTCACGCTCACCGGCTCGCCCGAGCGCCGCCTCGACTACCCCGCGACGCTGCACGGCGACACGTTCGAGGCCAGCGTGCCCGTCGTCGACCTGGCGCCCTCCGGGATCGCGCTGCCGGCGAAGTGGGACCTCCACCTCACCACGGGCGCGGGCGCCCGGGAGGTCCGGCTGCGGGCCACCCGGATCCTCGACGACATCGAGCAGAAGAAGAACATCATGGTGTTCCCCGCCCAGTCCGTGTCGTCCGACGCCGACACGATCCAGGTCAAGCCCTACTACACCGTCCGCGACAACCTCTCCATCGCGTGCCAGCTCCGCGACGACCTCTCCCGGACGCTCTCGTGA